In the Gemmatimonadaceae bacterium genome, one interval contains:
- a CDS encoding fumarate reductase/succinate dehydrogenase flavoprotein subunit: protein MELKSRIPPGPIDDKWGTHKFAMKLVNPANKRRHTVIVVGSGLGGAAAAASMSELGYLVKNFCFQDSPRRAHSIAAQGGINAAKNYPNDGDSIWRLFYDTVKGGDFRSREANVYRLAEVSVQIIDQCVAQGVPFAREYGGLLTNRSFGGAQVSRTFYARGQTGQQLLLGAYQALEKEIAKGGVTMYPRTEMLDVIVVDGRARGIVVRDLVTGRIESHLADAVVLGTGGYANVFFLSTNAKGSNVTAAWRAYKRGAAFANPCFTQIHPTCIPMSGEHQSKLTLMSESLRNDGRVWVPKKAGDTRPPNQIPEADRDYYLERKYPSFGNLSPRDIASRAAKEVCDEGRGVGPGGRGVYLDFADAIKRLGRDTIAERYGNLFEMYERITAENPYQVPMRIYPAAHYTMGGLWVDYNLMSTIPGLHVIGEANFSDHGANRLGASALMQGLADGYFVIPLTIGDYLSSNKLEPVTADHPDVQATEAAVVERTQRLLSIKGQRTVTSFHRELGKIMWEFCGMARSADGLKHALTEIPKLREEFWRNVTVPGTGAELNQSLEHAGRVADFLELGELMCLDALHREESCGGHFRVEHQTADGEARRDDEHFAYVAAWEYQGDRKEPALHKEPLEFENVHLATRSYK, encoded by the coding sequence ATGGAACTCAAGTCGCGCATTCCGCCGGGTCCCATCGACGACAAGTGGGGCACGCACAAGTTCGCCATGAAGCTCGTGAACCCCGCCAACAAGCGGAGGCACACGGTGATCGTGGTGGGGTCGGGGCTGGGCGGCGCGGCGGCCGCCGCGTCGATGAGTGAGCTTGGCTACCTGGTGAAGAATTTCTGTTTCCAGGACTCGCCGCGGCGGGCCCACAGCATCGCCGCCCAGGGCGGCATCAACGCCGCCAAGAACTATCCCAACGACGGGGACAGCATCTGGCGCCTGTTCTATGACACCGTGAAGGGCGGCGATTTCCGCTCGCGCGAAGCCAACGTGTACCGGCTGGCCGAAGTGAGCGTGCAGATCATCGACCAGTGCGTGGCGCAGGGCGTGCCGTTCGCGCGCGAGTACGGCGGGCTGCTCACCAACCGGTCGTTCGGCGGCGCGCAGGTGTCGCGCACCTTCTACGCCCGCGGCCAGACGGGGCAGCAACTGCTGCTCGGGGCCTATCAGGCGCTGGAAAAGGAGATCGCCAAGGGCGGCGTGACGATGTACCCACGCACCGAGATGCTCGACGTCATCGTCGTCGATGGGCGGGCGCGTGGCATCGTGGTGCGCGACCTCGTCACGGGCAGGATCGAGAGCCATCTGGCCGATGCCGTGGTGCTGGGCACGGGCGGCTACGCCAACGTGTTCTTCCTGTCCACCAACGCCAAGGGATCGAACGTGACGGCCGCGTGGCGCGCCTACAAGCGCGGCGCGGCGTTCGCCAACCCGTGCTTCACGCAGATCCACCCGACCTGCATTCCAATGAGCGGCGAGCACCAGTCCAAGCTCACGCTGATGAGCGAGTCGCTACGCAACGACGGCCGGGTGTGGGTACCCAAGAAGGCGGGCGACACGCGGCCGCCGAATCAGATTCCCGAAGCCGATCGCGACTACTATCTCGAGCGGAAGTATCCGAGTTTCGGCAACCTCTCGCCCCGCGACATCGCCTCGCGCGCCGCCAAGGAGGTCTGCGACGAGGGACGGGGCGTGGGCCCCGGTGGACGTGGCGTGTATCTCGACTTCGCCGACGCCATCAAACGGCTCGGCCGGGACACGATCGCCGAGCGATACGGCAATCTGTTCGAGATGTACGAGCGGATCACCGCCGAGAATCCGTACCAGGTTCCCATGCGCATCTACCCGGCGGCGCACTACACCATGGGCGGGCTGTGGGTGGACTACAATCTCATGAGCACGATTCCGGGGCTGCACGTGATCGGCGAGGCGAATTTTTCCGACCACGGGGCCAACCGCCTCGGCGCGAGCGCGCTCATGCAGGGGCTGGCCGACGGCTACTTCGTGATCCCGCTGACTATCGGCGACTACCTGAGCAGCAACAAACTGGAGCCCGTGACGGCCGACCACCCCGACGTGCAGGCCACCGAGGCGGCGGTCGTTGAACGGACCCAACGCCTGCTCTCGATCAAGGGCCAGCGCACGGTCACGTCGTTCCACCGCGAACTGGGCAAGATCATGTGGGAGTTCTGCGGAATGGCGCGCAGCGCCGACGGGCTCAAGCACGCGCTCACCGAGATCCCCAAACTGCGCGAAGAATTCTGGCGCAACGTGACGGTGCCCGGCACCGGCGCCGAGTTGAACCAATCGCTCGAGCACGCCGGACGCGTGGCCGATTTCCTGGAGCTCGGCGAACTGATGTGCCTCGACGCGCTGCACCGCGAAGAGTCGTGCGGCGGCCACTTCCGCGTGGAGCACCAGACCGCCGATGGCGAGGCCAGACGCGACGACGAACACTTCGCCTACGTCGCGGCGTGGGAGTACCAGGGCGACCGCAAGGAGCCCGCGCTGCACAAGGAACCGCTGGAATTCGAGAACGTGCACCTGGCCACACGGAGCTACAAGTGA
- a CDS encoding succinate dehydrogenase/fumarate reductase iron-sulfur subunit, which produces MNLTLHVWRQPAPNAAGRFDRYEARDVSPDMSFLEMLDVVNERLIGEGKEPIAFDHDCREGICGMCGMMINGTAHGPMKMTTTCQLHMRSFNDGDELWLEPWRARAFQVVKDLVVDRSAFDRIIQAGGFITAPTGSAPEANNLAVPKQSAEDAMDAAACIGCGACVAACPNGSASLFTAAKISHLGLLPQGQAERYRRALKMVAQMDLEQFGGCTLFGECQEACPKGISIDFIAWMNRDYFSAVVTEREEKTMGGAG; this is translated from the coding sequence GTGAACCTCACCCTTCACGTGTGGCGGCAGCCGGCCCCGAACGCGGCGGGCCGCTTCGACCGCTACGAGGCGCGCGACGTCAGCCCCGACATGTCGTTTCTGGAAATGCTCGACGTGGTCAACGAGCGGCTGATCGGGGAGGGCAAGGAGCCCATCGCGTTCGACCACGACTGCCGCGAAGGCATCTGCGGCATGTGCGGCATGATGATCAACGGCACCGCCCACGGGCCGATGAAGATGACCACCACCTGCCAGCTGCACATGCGCAGCTTCAACGACGGCGACGAACTGTGGCTCGAGCCGTGGCGGGCCCGCGCGTTCCAGGTGGTGAAGGACCTCGTGGTGGACCGCAGCGCCTTCGACCGGATCATCCAGGCCGGCGGGTTCATCACGGCGCCCACCGGTTCGGCGCCCGAAGCGAACAACCTCGCCGTGCCCAAGCAGAGCGCCGAAGACGCGATGGATGCCGCGGCGTGCATCGGATGCGGCGCGTGCGTCGCGGCCTGTCCCAACGGCTCAGCCTCGCTGTTCACGGCGGCCAAGATCTCGCACCTGGGTCTGTTGCCCCAGGGCCAGGCCGAACGCTACCGGCGGGCGCTCAAGATGGTCGCCCAGATGGATCTCGAGCAGTTCGGCGGCTGCACGCTATTCGGCGAGTGTCAGGAGGCATGCCCCAAGGGCATCAGCATCGACTTCATCGCGTGGATGAACCGCGACTATTTCTCGGCCGTGGTCACGGAGCGCGAGGAGAAGACCATGGGCGGGGCCGGGTAG
- the dcd gene encoding dCTP deaminase has product MSVMSDRWITRMAKEHGMIEPFEDRQVRAGVISYGVSSYGYDMRVAREFRIFTNVLSSIVDPKNFDPRSFVEFEGDICIVPPNSFALARSVEYFRIPRDILTVTVGKSTYARCGIITNVTPFEPEWEGFVTLEISNTTPLPAKIYANEGIAQVLFFKGDEPPEVSYADKKGKYQGQRGVTLPKI; this is encoded by the coding sequence ATGAGCGTCATGTCCGACCGCTGGATCACCCGGATGGCCAAGGAGCACGGGATGATCGAGCCTTTCGAGGACCGCCAGGTCCGAGCCGGCGTCATCTCCTACGGCGTCAGCTCCTACGGCTATGACATGCGGGTGGCCCGGGAGTTCCGGATCTTCACCAACGTGCTGAGCTCGATCGTCGATCCGAAGAACTTCGACCCGCGGAGCTTCGTGGAGTTCGAAGGGGACATCTGCATCGTGCCCCCCAACTCCTTCGCGCTGGCCCGCTCCGTGGAGTACTTCCGGATTCCGCGCGACATCCTGACCGTGACGGTCGGCAAGTCCACCTACGCCCGCTGTGGGATCATCACGAACGTGACTCCGTTCGAGCCCGAGTGGGAGGGGTTCGTGACGCTCGAGATCTCGAATACCACACCGCTGCCGGCCAAGATCTACGCCAACGAGGGCATCGCGCAGGTGCTCTTCTTCAAGGGGGACGAGCCGCCCGAAGTCTCCTATGCCGACAAGAAGGGCAAGTACCAGGGCCAGCGCGGCGTGACCCTGCCAAAGATCTGA
- the ndhC gene encoding NADH-quinone oxidoreductase subunit A, producing MDRTYFPVLLLLGFVIVNAVAMLGLSALTLRSRPTPVKQTAYESGIPPLGDARERFSVKFYMVAVLFIIFDIETVFMIPWGAHYQQLSCAVPLVGGACPAGQISFFGLGEMLVFVAILLVGFIYVWKKGALQWD from the coding sequence ATGGATCGCACGTATTTCCCCGTCCTGCTCCTGCTCGGATTCGTCATCGTCAACGCGGTGGCGATGCTCGGGTTATCCGCGCTCACGCTGCGGTCGCGCCCCACGCCGGTGAAGCAAACCGCGTATGAGTCGGGGATCCCGCCGCTCGGCGACGCCCGCGAGCGATTCTCCGTGAAGTTCTACATGGTTGCGGTGCTGTTCATCATCTTCGACATCGAGACCGTGTTCATGATCCCCTGGGGCGCGCACTACCAGCAGCTCTCATGCGCCGTGCCGCTCGTCGGCGGCGCGTGTCCTGCCGGCCAGATCTCGTTCTTCGGTCTCGGGGAAATGCTCGTGTTCGTGGCCATCCTCCTCGTCGGCTTCATCTACGTCTGGAAGAAGGGTGCCCTGCAATGGGACTGA
- the nuoB gene encoding NADH-quinone oxidoreductase subunit NuoB, with translation MGLTPSPESAVSYAPVSQEGWVATKLDFLVNWARANSLWPMPFGTACCAIEFMASAASDFDLARFGMERMSFSPRQADVLICAGRVPFKLAPILRRIWQQMPQPKWAISMGACASSGGMFDNYAVVQGIDTIIPVDVYVPGCPPRPEGLIYGIMLLQEKVKKERAADKTLRNEMDPDPKSQLYIPPSLIDQISEPFGNSVHQTRSSL, from the coding sequence ATGGGACTGACCCCGAGCCCTGAGTCGGCCGTCTCCTACGCCCCGGTCTCGCAGGAAGGCTGGGTGGCGACGAAGCTCGACTTCCTGGTCAACTGGGCTCGCGCCAACTCCCTGTGGCCGATGCCATTCGGCACGGCCTGCTGCGCGATCGAGTTCATGGCCAGCGCGGCCAGTGACTTCGACCTCGCACGATTCGGCATGGAGCGGATGAGCTTCTCCCCGCGGCAGGCCGACGTGCTCATCTGCGCGGGCCGCGTGCCGTTCAAGTTGGCGCCCATTCTGCGCCGCATCTGGCAGCAAATGCCGCAGCCCAAGTGGGCCATCTCGATGGGCGCCTGCGCGTCATCGGGGGGCATGTTCGACAACTACGCGGTGGTGCAGGGCATCGACACGATCATTCCGGTGGACGTCTACGTGCCCGGCTGCCCGCCCCGCCCGGAAGGTCTGATCTACGGCATCATGCTCCTGCAGGAAAAGGTCAAGAAGGAACGCGCCGCCGACAAGACGCTGCGCAACGAGATGGACCCCGACCCCAAGAGCCAGTTGTACATCCCGCCGTCGTTGATCGACCAGATCTCCGAGCCGTTCGGAAACTCGGTGCATCAGACCCGGTCCAGCCTGTGA
- a CDS encoding NADH-quinone oxidoreductase subunit C, with protein MSNAFQPVVAGSACATDAPAPATPRNVPLAGGDANPSAAALQRQFGDAVAGTSVVRGETNVVVANARLLDVVRWLHDDPSQRYEYLSDVTAVEFRDPEQPIEVVWHLRSLAYRQFLRLKVELPRGAELTVPSIWTVYASADWMERECYDMFGITFAGHPDLRRILMWEDYREGFPLRKDFPLRGRFSRSEQLRQALAANPEARYSMEELSVADAFADLPTEMRRRLRAGEKAGE; from the coding sequence GTGAGCAACGCCTTCCAGCCCGTCGTGGCGGGGAGTGCGTGCGCGACCGACGCGCCTGCGCCGGCCACGCCGCGCAACGTGCCGCTGGCCGGCGGCGACGCCAACCCGTCCGCCGCCGCCCTCCAGCGCCAGTTCGGCGATGCGGTCGCCGGTACATCCGTGGTGCGCGGGGAGACCAACGTGGTCGTCGCCAACGCGAGGCTGCTCGATGTCGTGCGCTGGCTGCACGACGATCCGTCGCAGCGCTACGAGTACCTGTCGGACGTGACGGCCGTGGAGTTCCGCGACCCGGAACAGCCCATCGAGGTCGTCTGGCACCTGCGCTCGTTGGCCTACCGGCAGTTCCTGCGGCTCAAAGTGGAACTGCCTCGCGGCGCCGAGCTGACCGTGCCCAGCATATGGACGGTGTACGCGAGCGCCGATTGGATGGAGCGCGAGTGTTACGACATGTTCGGGATCACCTTCGCAGGGCATCCCGATCTGCGGCGCATCCTCATGTGGGAGGACTACCGCGAGGGGTTCCCGCTGCGCAAGGACTTTCCGCTCCGTGGGCGGTTCAGCCGGTCGGAACAGCTTCGCCAGGCACTGGCCGCCAACCCGGAAGCTCGGTACTCCATGGAAGAGTTGTCGGTGGCCGATGCCTTCGCGGATCTGCCCACCGAGATGCGCCGCCGCCTGCGCGCCGGCGAGAAGGCGGGGGAATAG
- the nuoD gene encoding NADH dehydrogenase (quinone) subunit D gives MPTTKRTVEVDLSTSGLDAQGRPVRVPLVTDDRGNVVPMEAPDALEPDLAGEHMLINIGPQHPATHGVLRLVLELDGETVVRCVPHIGYLHCGFEKIGEYRTYNQIIPWTDREDYLNSPGNNVAFALGAERLFGIEITERCKVLRVIAMELSRVMSHLVWWGTTCIDIGAFTPFLWLFEERERIYELFDMWIGARLTTSLTRVGGMGADIPDGWMDKLTGFVRSFPKTIDEAERMLSKNAVWVGRTIGLGVMSADEALNYGLSGPMLRASGVAYDVRRDFPYLDYETYDFDVPVGTSGDVYDRYLVRVEELRQSVRILEQAIRRLPDGPVNVDDHRVVLPPKHKATSDMESMIHHFKQVMEGPRPPIGECYVAVESPKGEKGYYMVSDGTPKPVRWRIRPPSFVNLSAIPKMVEGHLLSDVIAINASIDIVMGEIDR, from the coding sequence ATGCCGACGACCAAACGCACGGTGGAAGTCGACCTGTCCACCAGTGGCCTCGACGCACAGGGGCGTCCGGTGCGGGTGCCGCTCGTCACCGACGATCGCGGCAACGTGGTGCCCATGGAAGCGCCCGATGCGCTGGAGCCCGACCTCGCCGGCGAGCACATGCTGATCAACATCGGCCCGCAGCACCCGGCCACGCACGGCGTGCTCCGGCTGGTGCTGGAGCTGGACGGCGAGACGGTGGTGCGATGCGTGCCGCATATCGGCTACCTGCACTGCGGATTCGAGAAGATCGGGGAGTACCGCACGTACAACCAGATCATCCCGTGGACGGACCGCGAGGACTACCTGAACTCGCCGGGCAACAACGTGGCGTTCGCGCTGGGCGCCGAGCGCCTGTTCGGGATCGAGATCACGGAGCGGTGCAAGGTGCTGCGCGTGATCGCCATGGAGCTATCGCGCGTCATGTCGCACCTCGTGTGGTGGGGCACGACCTGTATCGACATCGGCGCGTTCACGCCGTTTCTCTGGCTGTTCGAGGAACGCGAACGCATCTATGAGCTTTTCGATATGTGGATCGGCGCCCGGCTCACGACCTCGCTCACCCGCGTGGGCGGGATGGGGGCCGACATCCCCGACGGATGGATGGACAAGCTCACCGGATTCGTGCGGAGCTTTCCCAAGACCATCGACGAAGCCGAGCGGATGCTCTCCAAGAACGCGGTGTGGGTGGGCCGCACGATTGGGCTCGGCGTGATGTCGGCCGACGAGGCGCTCAACTACGGCCTGTCGGGCCCCATGCTCCGTGCCTCGGGCGTGGCCTACGACGTGCGCCGCGACTTCCCGTATCTGGACTACGAGACGTACGACTTCGACGTCCCTGTGGGCACGAGCGGCGACGTCTACGACCGGTACCTGGTGCGCGTGGAGGAGTTGCGGCAATCCGTGCGGATCCTCGAGCAGGCCATCCGGCGGCTGCCCGACGGGCCCGTGAACGTGGACGACCACCGCGTCGTGCTCCCGCCCAAGCACAAGGCGACCAGCGATATGGAGTCGATGATCCATCACTTCAAGCAGGTGATGGAAGGGCCGCGGCCGCCGATCGGTGAGTGCTACGTCGCGGTGGAGAGCCCCAAGGGTGAGAAGGGCTACTACATGGTCTCCGACGGCACGCCAAAACCGGTGCGGTGGCGCATCCGGCCGCCGTCGTTCGTCAACCTGTCCGCCATTCCCAAGATGGTGGAGGGGCACTTGCTGTCGGACGTCATCGCGATCAATGCGAGCATCGACATCGTCATGGGAGAGATCGACCGGTGA
- a CDS encoding NAD(P)H-dependent oxidoreductase subunit E — translation MSTREMGGVDAPADTSHGTHAESYTPVFVGPRREQLDAVLTRYPTKRAGLLPALWMVQETRGWISEEGMAEVAQVLELTPAYVKGVVTFYTMYHQHPVGKYFIQVCTTSPCAVCGAEGVRDAFLRHTGCEELGVTSDDGRFTVIEVECLGACGFATPVMINERFLESVTPENVPDILAGLA, via the coding sequence GTGAGCACGCGAGAGATGGGCGGCGTGGACGCGCCCGCGGACACATCGCACGGCACGCACGCCGAGTCCTACACGCCGGTGTTCGTGGGTCCGCGGCGCGAGCAGCTCGACGCCGTGCTCACCCGCTATCCGACCAAACGAGCCGGCCTCCTGCCGGCGCTGTGGATGGTGCAGGAAACCCGCGGCTGGATCAGCGAAGAGGGCATGGCCGAGGTGGCCCAGGTCCTGGAACTCACCCCGGCATACGTGAAGGGCGTGGTCACGTTCTACACCATGTACCATCAGCACCCGGTGGGTAAGTACTTCATCCAGGTGTGCACGACCTCGCCGTGCGCCGTGTGCGGCGCCGAGGGCGTGCGCGACGCCTTCCTGCGCCATACCGGCTGTGAGGAGTTGGGCGTCACGTCGGACGACGGAAGATTCACCGTCATCGAGGTCGAGTGCCTCGGCGCGTGCGGGTTCGCCACGCCGGTGATGATCAACGAACGGTTCCTCGAATCAGTGACGCCGGAGAACGTCCCGGACATCCTGGCAGGTCTGGCGTAA
- the nuoF gene encoding NADH-quinone oxidoreductase subunit NuoF, translating to MGYPHKPHEREAVVLSKYFGDPEAATLDGWKKRGGYAALQKALGMSPPEIVSIVKDSGLRGRGGAGFPTGVKWSFMKLDDGKPHYLCCNADESEPGTFKDREIMRWTPHGLIEGCAIGAYAIGAETCYIYIRGEFTDPLERVEAALKEAYAAGILGANAMGTGKTINIYIHRGAGAYICGEETALMNSIEGRRGNPRIKPPFPAVSGVFGQPTTINNVETLAAVPHILNNGADWYKKFGRPDNPKSPGTKLFSVCGNVQRPGNYEVPLGFPFKDFLYDLCGGPKPGRRFKAIIPGGISVPIQTLDEAEASFMDYEGFVEQGTMLGSGGVIVIDDAQNLVKQIARAARFFAHESCAQCTQCREGTSWTTRILERIVAGDGSSEDLDTLLEIADNMTGKTICVLSDSCAVPVVSGIHKFRGDFEALIKKKTVHMVPAVA from the coding sequence ATGGGATATCCGCACAAGCCCCACGAGCGCGAAGCGGTGGTCCTCTCCAAGTACTTCGGCGATCCCGAAGCGGCCACGCTCGACGGCTGGAAGAAGCGTGGCGGGTACGCGGCGCTCCAGAAGGCGCTCGGCATGTCGCCGCCGGAGATCGTGAGCATCGTCAAGGACTCCGGGCTGCGCGGGCGCGGCGGCGCCGGCTTCCCGACCGGCGTGAAGTGGTCGTTCATGAAGCTCGACGACGGCAAGCCGCACTACCTCTGCTGCAACGCCGACGAGTCCGAGCCGGGGACGTTCAAAGATCGCGAGATCATGCGCTGGACGCCGCACGGCCTGATCGAAGGGTGCGCCATCGGCGCCTACGCGATCGGCGCCGAGACGTGCTACATCTACATCCGTGGCGAGTTCACCGATCCGCTGGAGCGCGTGGAAGCCGCCCTCAAGGAAGCGTACGCCGCCGGCATCCTCGGCGCGAACGCCATGGGCACCGGCAAGACGATCAACATCTACATCCACCGGGGCGCCGGCGCCTACATCTGCGGCGAGGAAACCGCCCTCATGAATTCCATCGAGGGGCGGCGCGGCAACCCGCGCATCAAACCGCCCTTCCCGGCGGTGTCGGGCGTGTTCGGCCAGCCAACCACGATCAACAACGTCGAGACGTTGGCCGCGGTGCCGCACATTCTCAACAACGGCGCCGACTGGTACAAGAAGTTCGGGCGCCCGGACAACCCGAAGAGCCCGGGCACCAAGCTGTTCTCGGTGTGCGGCAACGTGCAGCGCCCCGGCAACTACGAGGTCCCGCTCGGCTTCCCGTTCAAGGACTTCCTGTACGACCTCTGCGGCGGCCCCAAGCCCGGCCGCCGATTCAAGGCCATCATCCCCGGCGGCATCTCGGTGCCCATCCAGACACTGGATGAAGCCGAGGCCAGCTTCATGGATTACGAAGGGTTCGTGGAGCAGGGCACCATGCTCGGCTCGGGCGGCGTGATCGTGATCGACGACGCCCAGAATCTGGTCAAGCAGATCGCGCGCGCGGCTCGGTTCTTTGCCCACGAGAGCTGCGCCCAATGCACCCAGTGCCGCGAGGGCACCTCGTGGACGACGCGCATCCTCGAGCGAATCGTGGCCGGCGACGGATCCAGCGAAGACCTCGACACACTCCTCGAGATCGCGGACAACATGACCGGCAAGACCATCTGCGTGCTCAGCGACTCGTGCGCCGTGCCGGTGGTCTCGGGCATCCACAAGTTCCGCGGCGACTTCGAAGCGCTGATCAAGAAGAAGACGGTCCATATGGTCCCGGCGGTGGCGTAG
- a CDS encoding 2Fe-2S iron-sulfur cluster-binding protein: MADAKLINLTIEGRTVAVPAGTSILEAAKAAGILVPHYCYHPGLPVAGVCRMCLVEVEKAPKLAPSCATAVAEGQVVHVHSPKALEARKGVLELLLINHPLDCPICDQAGECELQDYTYQEGRAEGRLRDGKRFNPVEDFGGDVMYVTNRCILCTRCVRFMDDVAHDAALNVSERGDRALIGKFEGKDLTHPWAGNVIDLCPVGALLSKDSLNKVRAWEVDRTASICPGCSQGCNMIIETRDNMVVRLRPRPNDAVNQYFMCDQGRLDYRWMNRQDRVELPMVRQGATLAAADWEAAVSAAASVLKDKRAYLLASPGLPNEALFLLSRLVKKTGGAGAFRVRQGDEAPLPGVPDLARRADLAANARGAEMLGLSRRPAPLADLQPGDVLIVADEELAGLDAPDVARAGAIIVIGTTLPVWARHAASVVLPITNIAEEEGTFTNLRGRVQRFHQAKSGPGFSRPSWLVVADLLAALGESANYRQAQDVFAALSASHPEFAGMSYDSLGLKGALVTSAAAGAVA, encoded by the coding sequence ATGGCCGATGCAAAGTTGATCAACCTGACGATCGAAGGGCGGACGGTGGCGGTGCCGGCGGGCACCTCGATCCTCGAGGCGGCCAAGGCGGCGGGGATCCTCGTGCCCCACTACTGCTACCACCCCGGGCTCCCGGTGGCCGGCGTGTGCCGCATGTGCTTGGTGGAAGTCGAGAAGGCGCCCAAGCTGGCGCCGTCGTGCGCCACCGCGGTGGCCGAGGGGCAGGTCGTGCACGTCCATTCGCCCAAGGCACTCGAGGCGCGCAAGGGAGTGCTCGAGCTCCTGCTCATCAACCATCCGCTCGACTGCCCGATCTGCGATCAGGCAGGCGAATGCGAACTGCAGGACTACACCTACCAGGAAGGGCGAGCCGAGGGCCGGCTGCGCGACGGCAAGCGGTTCAACCCGGTGGAGGACTTCGGCGGCGACGTCATGTACGTCACCAACCGGTGCATCCTCTGCACGCGCTGCGTGCGGTTCATGGACGACGTAGCCCACGACGCCGCGCTCAACGTCAGCGAGCGCGGCGACCGCGCGCTGATCGGCAAGTTCGAGGGGAAGGACCTCACGCACCCGTGGGCCGGCAACGTGATCGACCTCTGCCCGGTGGGCGCCCTTCTCTCCAAGGACTCGCTCAACAAGGTGCGCGCCTGGGAAGTGGATCGCACCGCGTCCATCTGCCCCGGCTGCTCGCAGGGGTGCAACATGATCATCGAGACGCGCGACAACATGGTCGTGCGCCTGCGACCGCGTCCCAACGACGCCGTGAATCAGTACTTCATGTGCGATCAAGGGCGGCTCGACTATCGCTGGATGAACCGGCAGGACCGCGTGGAGCTGCCCATGGTGCGCCAGGGAGCCACGCTGGCCGCGGCTGACTGGGAAGCCGCCGTGTCAGCCGCCGCGTCGGTGCTCAAGGACAAGCGGGCGTACCTACTGGCCTCCCCGGGGCTCCCCAACGAAGCGCTGTTCCTGCTCTCTCGGCTCGTCAAGAAGACCGGCGGGGCGGGGGCGTTCCGTGTGCGTCAGGGCGACGAAGCGCCGCTGCCGGGCGTGCCCGATCTGGCTCGTCGCGCCGATCTCGCCGCCAACGCCCGCGGCGCCGAGATGCTGGGCCTCTCGCGCCGGCCGGCGCCCCTGGCCGATCTGCAGCCCGGCGACGTGCTGATCGTGGCCGATGAAGAACTGGCCGGACTGGACGCGCCTGACGTGGCCAGGGCCGGTGCAATCATCGTCATCGGCACGACGCTCCCTGTGTGGGCGCGTCATGCCGCTTCGGTCGTGCTGCCGATCACCAACATCGCGGAAGAAGAGGGGACGTTCACCAACCTTCGGGGTCGCGTACAGCGGTTCCACCAGGCGAAGTCGGGCCCTGGCTTCTCGCGTCCGAGTTGGCTGGTGGTCGCCGACCTGCTCGCCGCGTTGGGCGAGTCCGCCAACTATCGGCAGGCCCAGGACGTGTTCGCCGCGCTGTCGGCGTCGCACCCGGAATTCGCCGGCATGTCCTACGATTCGCTGGGACTCAAGGGCGCGCTCGTGACGAGCGCCGCTGCAGGGGCGGTGGCATGA